The proteins below are encoded in one region of Tindallia magadiensis:
- the citF gene encoding citrate lyase subunit alpha codes for MHPLIKNSIGREVPSYIDGIGELKPFAGAFAHTTQKTNASLPASSHRPGDIKLVQSIREALEKSGLTDGMVLSFHHHFRNGDHLMNMVMDQVAEMGIRDITISPSSMQSIHDHLIAHIRKGVITGIRTSGLRGELARQISAEGILPTPVIIRSHGGRSRSIESGDSKIDIAIIGAPASDQHGNVNGVEGPNACGSLGYAMADAAFAQKTIVVTDHLVSHPVHPVSIPQTQVDYVVVTDGIGDPKGIVSGATRITRNPLELLIAEKACQTILASELVKEGFSFQAGTGGSSLAVAHFLRQYMREHSIKGSFASGGINGYLVDMLEEGLFNCLLDVQCFDLKAIESIRNNPHHLEMSASYYANPHNKGCVAHNLDIMILSATEIDVNFNVNVITGSNGIMMGASGGHCDTAAGSKLSVVVAPLFRGRIPIVLDEVTTVVTPGESIDVLVTEYGVAVNPARKDLKERFQDHGLAVLEIHDLKEMAEKITGKPQKPMVTEDIVGLVEYRDGTIIDTIKKVTT; via the coding sequence ATGCATCCTTTAATAAAAAATTCAATTGGGAGAGAAGTACCATCCTATATCGATGGAATCGGAGAATTAAAACCCTTTGCTGGTGCTTTTGCTCATACAACCCAAAAGACAAATGCTTCATTACCGGCTTCAAGCCATCGTCCAGGAGATATAAAACTGGTACAATCTATTAGAGAAGCCTTAGAAAAATCAGGGTTAACTGACGGCATGGTTTTATCATTTCATCATCATTTTAGAAATGGAGATCATTTGATGAACATGGTCATGGATCAGGTGGCTGAGATGGGTATCAGAGATATTACCATTTCACCCAGTTCTATGCAAAGTATCCATGACCATCTGATTGCACATATTCGAAAAGGTGTTATTACGGGTATTCGAACCAGCGGTCTTCGGGGAGAATTGGCTCGTCAGATTTCAGCCGAAGGGATCTTACCAACACCGGTGATTATTCGATCTCATGGCGGACGGTCCAGGTCTATCGAATCAGGTGATTCAAAAATTGACATTGCCATCATTGGAGCGCCTGCTTCTGATCAACACGGAAATGTCAATGGAGTGGAAGGACCTAACGCATGTGGATCCTTAGGCTATGCTATGGCTGATGCCGCTTTTGCCCAGAAAACCATCGTAGTGACAGATCATTTGGTATCTCACCCAGTCCATCCTGTCAGCATTCCACAAACACAGGTGGACTATGTAGTAGTAACCGATGGCATCGGAGATCCGAAGGGAATTGTTTCCGGCGCCACACGAATTACACGGAATCCCTTAGAACTGCTCATTGCTGAAAAAGCTTGTCAGACAATTCTAGCTTCGGAACTAGTTAAAGAAGGGTTTTCCTTCCAGGCAGGTACGGGTGGTTCCTCTTTAGCGGTGGCTCATTTTCTGCGTCAATATATGAGAGAGCATTCTATAAAGGGGAGCTTTGCTTCAGGCGGTATCAATGGTTATTTGGTAGATATGCTGGAAGAAGGACTGTTTAATTGCCTTTTAGATGTTCAGTGCTTCGACTTAAAAGCCATTGAATCCATCCGAAACAACCCTCATCACTTAGAAATGTCTGCTTCTTATTATGCAAACCCTCATAACAAGGGCTGTGTAGCTCACAACCTGGATATTATGATCCTAAGCGCAACAGAGATTGATGTAAACTTTAATGTGAACGTTATTACAGGATCCAATGGCATTATGATGGGAGCTTCTGGAGGGCACTGCGATACAGCCGCTGGATCTAAGCTTTCCGTAGTAGTAGCTCCGTTGTTTCGGGGAAGAATACCTATTGTGCTGGATGAAGTAACCACTGTGGTTACACCGGGCGAATCCATCGATGTTTTAGTAACAGAATATGGTGTGGCTGTAAATCCAGCTCGAAAAGATTTAAAGGAGCGGTTCCAAGACCATGGATTAGCTGTCCTGGAAATTCATGATTTGAAAGAAATGGCGGAGAAGATAACAGGAAAACCTCAAAAACCAATGGTAACCGAAGATATTGTAGGGCTGGTAGAGTATCGAGATGGTACGATTATTGACACCATCAAAAAAGTAACTACGTAA
- the citD gene encoding citrate lyase acyl carrier protein yields the protein MDKITTGIAGTLESNDVMVTVELRTEGPLNIDLESNVIHQFGELIEKTARMTLEELGVKHGLVKIVDKGALDYAIRARIITAVNRAQRREVS from the coding sequence ATGGATAAGATCACAACGGGAATTGCCGGTACGCTTGAGTCAAATGATGTAATGGTCACCGTAGAACTCCGGACAGAAGGCCCCCTGAATATAGACCTTGAAAGCAATGTTATTCATCAGTTTGGAGAATTAATTGAAAAAACAGCAAGAATGACCTTGGAAGAACTTGGTGTGAAGCATGGCTTGGTTAAAATTGTAGATAAAGGTGCTTTAGACTATGCAATTCGTGCGAGAATTATTACAGCCGTAAATCGGGCACAAAGGAGGGAGGTTTCGTGA
- a CDS encoding tripartite tricarboxylate transporter TctB family protein — MKIGKYYIYIKSKGELILPGIMLIFSFMYLREVMRLMGTDSMLLVRFVLAGVVGLSLYMIIREIKITSEEKTELKSKINFKELIQKKENKNIIIFVVMTTIAVSVIMTLGYVITFGAYLIIMMYLLGIRNYKLLAGVPVGLILFLFLLFQMWLRVPLPKGILSGIM, encoded by the coding sequence ATGAAAATAGGGAAGTACTATATCTATATTAAGTCCAAAGGAGAACTGATTCTTCCTGGCATTATGTTGATTTTTTCTTTTATGTATCTGCGTGAAGTCATGAGATTAATGGGCACGGATTCTATGCTGTTAGTTCGATTTGTTCTCGCAGGTGTCGTAGGCCTATCGCTGTATATGATCATCAGGGAAATTAAAATTACCAGTGAAGAAAAAACGGAACTTAAAAGCAAGATTAATTTCAAAGAGCTGATACAAAAAAAAGAAAATAAAAATATTATCATCTTTGTGGTGATGACAACCATCGCTGTAAGCGTCATTATGACACTGGGATATGTGATTACCTTTGGGGCATATTTAATCATTATGATGTATCTGTTAGGGATAAGGAACTATAAGCTATTAGCCGGCGTGCCTGTCGGGCTCATCCTGTTTCTGTTCCTGCTTTTCCAGATGTGGTTACGGGTGCCTCTGCCAAAGGGAATTTTAAGTGGCATCATGTAA
- a CDS encoding HpcH/HpaI aldolase/citrate lyase family protein has product MKKLRRSMLFVPANNPGMIFQAPVFSPDCIIFDLEDAIPVREKDSARDLLVEAIKSIDFGKCEIFARTNPLYTPYGEDDVRALAHAGLKNYRLPMTESPEDIERMDILLTELEKEIGLESRSLKILGAIETAKGVLNAPAIARSSDRLVGISFGAEDFTRSMATERSKTGEELYWARSHVVMAAMAAGIDAIDTVFADLEDPEAFEKELKMAKQLGFCGKSLIHPSQINLVHKIFSPGREEVHQAKKIIDAMEEAEERGAGVIVVDGKMVDEPVLIRAKRIMELAMASGMEGRGD; this is encoded by the coding sequence GTGAAAAAACTTAGAAGATCCATGCTGTTTGTTCCGGCTAACAATCCAGGAATGATATTTCAAGCCCCTGTTTTTTCTCCTGACTGCATTATTTTCGATCTTGAAGATGCGATACCGGTTAGGGAGAAAGATAGTGCAAGAGATCTGCTGGTAGAGGCCATTAAGTCAATCGACTTTGGAAAATGCGAGATATTTGCACGAACCAACCCTCTTTATACACCTTATGGAGAAGATGATGTGAGAGCTTTGGCACATGCTGGGCTGAAGAATTATCGGTTGCCTATGACAGAATCGCCGGAAGATATTGAACGAATGGACATATTGTTGACAGAACTGGAAAAAGAGATAGGATTAGAGTCAAGAAGTTTGAAAATACTTGGTGCCATCGAAACGGCAAAAGGAGTGCTTAATGCACCGGCAATTGCCCGTTCCAGTGATCGATTGGTAGGAATCTCCTTTGGTGCAGAAGACTTTACCCGGAGTATGGCTACAGAACGAAGCAAAACAGGAGAAGAACTTTACTGGGCTCGCTCACATGTGGTTATGGCGGCGATGGCAGCGGGGATTGATGCCATCGATACGGTTTTTGCAGATTTAGAAGATCCGGAAGCATTTGAAAAAGAATTAAAAATGGCGAAACAGCTGGGCTTTTGTGGGAAATCACTGATTCATCCAAGTCAGATCAATTTAGTTCATAAAATTTTCTCTCCTGGCAGGGAAGAAGTCCACCAAGCTAAGAAAATCATTGATGCAATGGAAGAAGCAGAAGAACGAGGCGCTGGTGTTATTGTAGTAGATGGAAAAATGGTAGACGAACCAGTTCTGATCAGGGCGAAAAGAATTATGGAACTGGCAATGGCCAGCGGTATGGAAGGAAGAGGTGACTAA
- a CDS encoding AbrB family transcriptional regulator, which translates to MELSGMLFLITIGITGYLLFYILGLPTPALLGPFFMVMVAIALGFPLEPVAPVVTRGLQVILGTFIGFGIDRKVLGNMKKLLIPSVLIILWTLVITFGLGSVLIYYFNIDPATAFLSTAPSGLAESAMLAMEVEAEVGMVSMFQLTRFLLTLLLFPVIIRVLDKKAKNSAKNPYHTLVLMRWKKLLGINRDRKKSNGNRETVFLQVKTFLIGMAGAMVGVILSIPAGALMGSFLAVMVMSLAGSRMGKPHENIRTFMQLGVGSTLGLNVSQASWLDLKSVFLPMIAFTVLMFLTSFGLYLVLMKLTKWDQYSCIISVAPAGVTPMTILAYEHADHPLEVSLLHMVRLMTVKVVILPILVMYLMSL; encoded by the coding sequence ATGGAACTAAGTGGAATGCTATTCTTAATCACTATCGGAATAACTGGCTATTTACTGTTTTACATTTTAGGGTTACCGACACCTGCACTTTTGGGCCCTTTTTTTATGGTAATGGTAGCTATTGCCTTGGGATTTCCGTTAGAACCAGTAGCACCAGTGGTTACTCGGGGACTTCAAGTGATATTAGGTACTTTCATTGGTTTTGGAATTGATCGGAAAGTTCTCGGAAATATGAAGAAGCTCTTGATTCCATCCGTACTTATCATTTTGTGGACGCTGGTAATTACCTTTGGATTAGGAAGTGTCCTTATTTATTATTTTAACATTGATCCAGCTACAGCTTTTTTGAGCACTGCACCCTCAGGCCTGGCAGAATCAGCAATGCTGGCCATGGAAGTTGAAGCAGAAGTGGGAATGGTTAGCATGTTTCAGCTTACCAGATTTCTACTCACATTGTTATTATTTCCAGTAATTATTAGAGTGCTGGACAAGAAAGCTAAGAATTCCGCTAAAAATCCATACCATACCTTGGTATTAATGAGATGGAAGAAATTGTTGGGTATAAACAGAGATAGAAAGAAAAGCAATGGAAATAGAGAAACTGTCTTTTTGCAGGTGAAAACATTTCTTATAGGAATGGCGGGAGCCATGGTAGGAGTCATTCTTTCTATTCCAGCAGGGGCGTTAATGGGTTCCTTTCTAGCTGTTATGGTAATGTCCCTAGCAGGATCAAGGATGGGTAAACCTCATGAAAACATCAGAACCTTTATGCAACTAGGGGTTGGAAGCACTTTAGGACTTAATGTATCCCAGGCTTCCTGGCTTGATCTAAAATCTGTTTTCCTTCCCATGATTGCCTTCACTGTACTAATGTTTTTGACCAGCTTTGGACTATACCTTGTTTTAATGAAACTGACAAAGTGGGACCAGTACTCCTGCATTATTTCTGTAGCACCTGCAGGTGTGACACCGATGACAATTCTTGCGTATGAACATGCGGATCATCCGCTGGAAGTAAGTTTGCTGCATATGGTAAGGCTTATGACGGTTAAAGTGGTAATCCTTCCGATATTAGTGATGTATTTAATGAGTTTGTAG
- a CDS encoding NAD(P)-dependent malic enzyme gives MNTNEKSLKLHEKYQGKIEVVSKVKVATREDLSLAYTPGVAEPCRKIHEEKELVYKYTSKGNMVAVVSDGSAVLGLGDIGPEAGLPVMEGKAILFKEFANVDAFPICLDTQDPEEIVKTVEYIAPVYGGINLEDISAPRCFEIEEKLKKSLNIPVFHDDQHGTAVVTLAGTINALKLVKKEFKDCRFVITGAGAAGIAIAKLLHHIGVKDIFLLNREGIICEGQKHKNPYVAEMAKITNKEKRQGGLKEAFKGTDVYIGVSGPDMVTKEMIEEMNKDAIVFAMANPIPEIMPEEAKAGGAVIIGTGRSDFPNQINNVLAFPGIFRGALDVRASDINEEMKIASAKAIANIITDEERKPEYVIPDAFDSRVVKEVAEAVAQAAKNTGVSRI, from the coding sequence ATGAACACAAATGAAAAAAGCTTGAAACTGCATGAAAAGTACCAGGGAAAAATCGAAGTGGTATCCAAAGTGAAAGTGGCAACCAGAGAAGACTTAAGCCTTGCCTATACCCCTGGTGTGGCTGAACCCTGTCGAAAAATTCATGAAGAAAAAGAATTGGTTTATAAGTATACTTCTAAAGGTAACATGGTGGCGGTGGTAAGTGATGGCAGTGCTGTCCTGGGACTGGGAGATATCGGACCGGAAGCTGGTTTACCGGTGATGGAAGGAAAAGCCATTCTTTTTAAGGAGTTTGCCAATGTGGATGCTTTTCCCATATGCCTGGATACTCAAGATCCGGAAGAAATTGTTAAAACGGTTGAATACATAGCACCGGTTTATGGAGGCATCAACCTGGAAGATATTTCAGCACCCCGCTGCTTTGAAATTGAAGAAAAACTGAAAAAAAGCCTGAACATTCCCGTTTTTCATGATGATCAGCATGGTACTGCCGTGGTGACTCTGGCAGGAACCATTAACGCTCTGAAACTGGTGAAGAAGGAGTTCAAAGACTGTCGATTTGTTATCACAGGAGCCGGAGCAGCTGGAATAGCCATCGCTAAGTTACTCCATCATATAGGAGTAAAGGATATTTTCCTGCTGAATCGGGAAGGAATTATTTGTGAAGGACAGAAACATAAAAACCCTTACGTGGCAGAAATGGCTAAGATCACCAATAAAGAAAAGCGGCAGGGTGGCTTGAAAGAAGCCTTTAAGGGAACGGATGTCTACATTGGGGTTTCCGGACCGGATATGGTTACGAAAGAAATGATCGAAGAGATGAACAAAGATGCCATTGTCTTTGCTATGGCAAATCCGATTCCGGAAATTATGCCGGAGGAAGCCAAAGCTGGTGGGGCGGTAATTATAGGAACCGGAAGATCGGATTTTCCGAATCAGATCAATAATGTACTAGCTTTTCCAGGGATTTTTAGAGGTGCACTGGATGTAAGGGCTTCCGATATTAATGAGGAAATGAAAATCGCCTCTGCAAAAGCCATCGCCAACATTATTACGGATGAAGAAAGAAAACCAGAGTATGTCATTCCGGATGCTTTTGATTCACGGGTGGTGAAGGAAGTGGCTGAAGCCGTGGCTCAAGCCGCAAAAAATACGGGCGTTAGCAGGATATAA
- a CDS encoding hydratase: protein MVKKYSNGVYLVNGTEIVEKDGSVSQKLQQLTGDEVAEAIARRETITYNVLETHNTSEDMTSLKLKFDSMTSHDITYVGIIQTARASGMKNFPLPYILTNCHNSLCAVGGTINEDDHKFALSAAQKYGGVYLPTNLGVIHSYNREMMAGCGKMILGSDSHTRYGALGTLAVGEGGGELAKQLVGKTYDIAYPGVIAVYLSGKPRPGVGPQDVALSIIGAVYADGYVKNKVMEFVGPGIQNLPVEYRNGIDVMTTETTCWSSIWCTDDQVKDYLMIHGRLEDYKKMEPGPVAYYDGLVYVDLDKIEPMIALPFHPSNTYTIRELRENAADILNKVEKEGLELFDSSKLKIDLKSKRRGKDIYVDQGIVAGCSGGTFDNIMEVADIMDGKSIGNSTFSMSVYPGSQPAYMELVKNGAIAKIMSAGALVREAFCGPCFGAGDTPANNELSIRHTTRNFPNREGSKPSDGQISYVALMDARSIAATAINEGKLTAATDIDVEYSKPIYYFDKSIYDKRVYNGIGKAKEETELIFGPNIKNWPEMPALTEDILLKVVSYIKDPVTTTDELIPSGETSSYRSNPIKLAEFTLSRKDPEYVSKAKEIHQLELKREKGEDPRDGNQDLKIIYDKISKIDTDKGEKLSSMGIGSSVFAISPGDGSAREQAASCQKVLGTWANFAKEYATKRYRSNLINWGILPFEVKEEPPFDKGDYLYIPGIRKAVLDGIPEIQAYVIGEKVKPFKVSLGDLSKEEKEIIVAGCLINYYRNQ, encoded by the coding sequence ATGGTTAAGAAGTATAGCAACGGAGTTTACCTGGTAAACGGTACAGAGATAGTAGAAAAGGATGGAAGCGTATCTCAAAAACTTCAGCAATTGACTGGTGATGAAGTGGCGGAAGCAATAGCCAGAAGAGAGACAATCACCTATAATGTCCTTGAAACACATAATACCTCGGAAGACATGACCAGTTTGAAGCTAAAATTCGATTCCATGACCTCTCATGACATTACTTATGTTGGAATTATCCAGACAGCACGGGCAAGTGGTATGAAAAACTTCCCTCTCCCATATATCTTAACGAACTGCCACAATTCATTATGTGCCGTTGGAGGCACCATTAATGAAGATGATCATAAATTTGCTTTGTCGGCAGCCCAAAAATACGGAGGCGTTTACCTTCCCACTAACTTAGGCGTCATTCATTCGTATAATCGTGAAATGATGGCTGGTTGTGGAAAAATGATTCTGGGTTCTGACAGCCACACTCGTTATGGAGCCCTTGGTACTTTAGCTGTTGGTGAGGGCGGAGGCGAACTGGCGAAGCAGTTGGTTGGAAAAACCTACGATATTGCTTATCCCGGTGTTATAGCCGTGTATTTATCCGGAAAGCCAAGACCAGGCGTTGGACCACAAGACGTTGCTCTATCCATTATAGGTGCCGTTTATGCCGATGGTTATGTTAAAAACAAAGTGATGGAGTTTGTTGGACCGGGAATCCAAAATCTTCCCGTGGAATATCGAAATGGAATCGATGTTATGACGACAGAAACAACCTGCTGGAGCTCCATATGGTGCACGGATGATCAGGTTAAAGACTATCTGATGATCCATGGGCGTCTGGAAGATTACAAAAAAATGGAGCCGGGTCCAGTGGCCTATTACGACGGATTGGTTTATGTAGATCTTGATAAGATTGAACCAATGATTGCTCTGCCCTTTCACCCAAGCAATACCTACACCATCCGAGAACTTCGTGAGAATGCGGCAGATATTCTAAATAAGGTAGAAAAGGAAGGGCTGGAACTTTTTGACAGCTCGAAGCTGAAAATAGATCTTAAATCAAAACGGCGAGGCAAAGATATTTACGTTGACCAGGGAATTGTGGCCGGTTGTTCCGGAGGTACCTTTGATAATATTATGGAAGTGGCGGACATTATGGATGGAAAGTCTATTGGTAATTCGACTTTTTCAATGAGTGTCTATCCGGGAAGCCAGCCAGCTTATATGGAATTGGTGAAAAACGGTGCCATCGCCAAAATCATGAGTGCCGGAGCATTGGTTCGTGAAGCATTTTGTGGACCTTGCTTTGGTGCAGGAGATACCCCGGCCAATAATGAACTATCCATAAGGCATACCACCCGAAATTTCCCTAATAGGGAAGGATCAAAACCAAGTGATGGACAGATATCCTATGTTGCCTTAATGGATGCACGATCTATTGCAGCAACGGCCATTAACGAAGGAAAACTAACAGCAGCGACGGATATAGACGTAGAATACTCAAAGCCAATCTACTATTTTGATAAAAGTATTTACGATAAACGAGTATACAACGGCATTGGAAAAGCCAAGGAAGAGACAGAACTGATCTTTGGCCCCAATATTAAAAATTGGCCTGAAATGCCAGCATTGACAGAGGACATATTATTGAAAGTGGTAAGCTATATTAAAGATCCGGTTACAACCACAGATGAATTAATACCATCCGGCGAGACTTCCTCTTACCGTTCGAACCCAATAAAACTGGCTGAGTTTACTCTGAGCAGAAAAGATCCGGAGTATGTGTCCAAAGCAAAAGAGATTCATCAACTTGAACTTAAGAGAGAAAAAGGAGAAGACCCAAGGGATGGCAATCAGGATTTGAAAATAATTTATGATAAAATAAGCAAAATAGATACGGACAAAGGGGAAAAATTATCCTCTATGGGCATAGGAAGCTCTGTGTTTGCCATTAGTCCCGGAGATGGTTCGGCTCGAGAACAAGCGGCGTCATGCCAAAAGGTACTAGGCACTTGGGCAAATTTTGCCAAGGAATACGCAACAAAGCGGTATCGTTCAAATTTAATTAACTGGGGAATTTTACCCTTTGAAGTAAAAGAAGAGCCTCCCTTTGATAAGGGAGACTATCTATACATTCCAGGAATCAGAAAAGCGGTACTTGATGGGATCCCGGAGATTCAGGCTTATGTGATTGGAGAGAAGGTTAAGCCATTTAAAGTAAGCTTAGGCGATTTATCGAAGGAGGAGAAAGAAATTATTGTTGCAGGATGCCTTATTAATTACTATAGAAACCAGTAA
- a CDS encoding tripartite tricarboxylate transporter permease, which yields MIEWSAFLGGASQLMSFEIAMIITFGVFFGIIAGAIPGFSSAMAIAILLPVTYTMDALTAMVFLASNYAGSTYGGSIAAILLNAPGTPGAVATAFDGYEMTKQGKSSEALGLAIGSSVVGGVISYALLLVAMYPIAGFAIRFGAPEMFLLAVLGLTIIASMKQGSFAKAILAGLFGVLISAVGISPTGAVRATFGFTNLLDGVSQMPAIIGFLAFTELYSMINKEYVTSGSEKVERSYKEMLLGTVKCLKSPINLLRSSGIGTFIGAVPAAGATIASFISYNQAKLSSKEPDSFGKGNPDGVIAAESSNNASTGGAMITMLALGIPGGGTTAMMLGALMLHGLQPGPRLFMNQMEFVYAIIIALFLSQIVMYIGGIFFSYTLTGVLNVSTKILTPSIAILCIVGSFALSNSMFDARIMFVFGFLGWIMKKYDYPAIAVVLGIVLGPMADAHFIRTAIRYGGDYTVFFTRPISLALLISIVILSIAPLVMKKIREAKNQSFEKGA from the coding sequence ATGATTGAATGGTCAGCTTTTTTAGGTGGGGCATCCCAGCTTATGAGCTTTGAAATTGCTATGATTATAACTTTTGGAGTTTTTTTTGGAATAATTGCTGGAGCTATTCCAGGTTTTTCGTCAGCGATGGCTATTGCAATTCTTTTGCCAGTAACCTATACAATGGATGCTTTAACAGCAATGGTTTTTCTGGCATCTAACTATGCCGGTTCAACCTATGGAGGTTCTATTGCAGCTATTCTGTTAAATGCCCCCGGAACACCTGGAGCAGTAGCCACGGCCTTTGATGGATATGAAATGACAAAACAGGGAAAATCCAGCGAAGCCTTGGGTCTTGCCATTGGCTCATCAGTAGTGGGAGGCGTCATAAGCTACGCACTGCTTTTAGTAGCTATGTATCCAATCGCAGGATTTGCTATTCGCTTTGGAGCACCAGAAATGTTTTTGTTAGCCGTTTTAGGCTTAACCATTATTGCCAGTATGAAACAAGGAAGTTTTGCAAAAGCCATTTTAGCCGGTCTTTTTGGCGTGTTAATATCCGCCGTAGGAATTTCGCCAACAGGAGCGGTTAGAGCTACCTTTGGTTTTACCAATCTGCTGGATGGAGTCTCTCAAATGCCTGCTATTATAGGGTTTTTAGCATTTACAGAACTATATAGCATGATTAATAAGGAATATGTCACCAGTGGTTCTGAGAAGGTTGAGAGAAGCTATAAAGAGATGCTCCTTGGTACTGTGAAATGCCTGAAATCACCGATTAACCTGCTTCGTTCAAGTGGAATTGGTACTTTTATTGGAGCTGTACCAGCAGCAGGTGCAACCATTGCCAGTTTCATAAGTTATAACCAGGCAAAGTTATCCTCTAAAGAACCAGATAGCTTTGGAAAAGGAAATCCGGATGGAGTTATTGCAGCAGAGTCATCCAACAACGCTTCTACCGGTGGTGCTATGATTACCATGTTGGCCTTGGGAATCCCTGGTGGTGGAACAACAGCAATGATGCTGGGTGCTTTAATGCTCCATGGGCTTCAACCAGGTCCAAGATTATTTATGAATCAGATGGAATTTGTATATGCCATTATCATTGCCTTGTTTTTAAGTCAGATTGTGATGTATATCGGTGGAATCTTCTTTTCCTATACATTAACAGGAGTATTGAACGTATCAACAAAAATATTAACACCATCCATCGCCATTCTGTGTATTGTAGGTTCTTTTGCCTTATCCAACAGCATGTTCGATGCACGTATTATGTTCGTATTTGGCTTTTTAGGATGGATTATGAAAAAATACGATTATCCGGCGATTGCTGTAGTACTGGGCATTGTCCTTGGTCCTATGGCAGATGCTCACTTTATCAGAACGGCAATTCGTTATGGTGGAGACTATACTGTGTTTTTCACCCGACCCATAAGTTTAGCTTTACTGATTAGTATTGTGATTCTTTCGATAGCACCTTTGGTAATGAAAAAAATAAGAGAAGCAAAAAATCAAAGTTTTGAAAAAGGAGCTTAA
- a CDS encoding DEAD/DEAH box helicase, with product MGYQFKSLGIQSQWIKKLEKNQITEPTPVQTKTIPPLLEGKDVIAQAQTGTGKTLAFLLPIMEKIKLEEGQVQALIVTPTRELAIQITQEVKKLTEGTDIRSLAAYGGQDVEKQLHKLKGNIHLVVGTPGRLLDHLGRKTLQLNNLKMLVLDEADQMLHLGFLPEVEKILQYTPQQRQTMLFSATIPEAVRKLAKKVTTEAVHITIKSETVTLDLIQQMVVETTDRKKQEALCEVLGEQKPFMAIIFCRTKRRAHALNEALQEWGYLSDELHGDLTQAKREKVMKAFRKLELQLLVATDVAARGLDIEGVTHIYNYDMVQDAESYIHRIGRTGRAGEVGMAVTFVTPRDQEALRMVEKAIGMKLKSLGQASAKAATFKEKQKKETDGKRQEGRKGEGKQTKKHHEKKEKSRSDHKKGSKNKKDSFARSGSNDRGKTNSTTSNSNSSSRRNNKNSRKKSRRPK from the coding sequence ATGGGATATCAATTCAAATCCTTGGGCATACAGTCACAATGGATTAAAAAACTGGAAAAAAACCAGATAACAGAACCGACACCAGTACAGACAAAAACCATTCCGCCTTTATTGGAGGGAAAAGATGTTATTGCTCAGGCGCAGACAGGTACTGGAAAAACCTTGGCATTCTTACTACCAATCATGGAAAAGATTAAGCTGGAGGAAGGACAGGTACAAGCCTTAATTGTGACGCCAACAAGAGAACTGGCGATTCAAATCACACAGGAAGTAAAAAAATTAACAGAAGGCACGGATATACGAAGTTTGGCAGCTTATGGAGGTCAGGATGTTGAAAAACAATTGCATAAGCTAAAAGGAAATATTCATCTAGTCGTAGGAACACCAGGGAGGTTGCTAGACCATCTGGGTCGAAAAACCTTACAATTAAACAATCTTAAAATGCTTGTATTAGATGAAGCGGATCAAATGCTTCATTTAGGATTTTTGCCAGAAGTAGAAAAAATTCTTCAGTACACTCCGCAGCAACGCCAAACCATGTTGTTTTCAGCCACGATTCCGGAAGCTGTAAGAAAACTGGCGAAAAAAGTGACGACAGAAGCCGTTCATATTACGATTAAAAGCGAAACCGTAACCTTAGATCTTATTCAACAGATGGTGGTAGAAACAACGGATCGAAAAAAACAGGAAGCTCTCTGTGAAGTGCTAGGGGAACAAAAACCTTTTATGGCCATTATTTTTTGCCGCACCAAAAGAAGAGCCCATGCTTTGAACGAGGCATTGCAGGAATGGGGCTATTTGTCTGATGAGCTTCATGGCGATTTAACCCAAGCGAAACGAGAAAAAGTAATGAAAGCTTTCCGAAAACTAGAGCTTCAGCTATTAGTGGCAACGGATGTAGCGGCAAGAGGTTTAGACATTGAAGGGGTTACTCATATTTATAACTATGACATGGTACAAGATGCGGAAAGCTATATCCATCGAATTGGTCGTACCGGACGAGCGGGAGAAGTAGGAATGGCCGTCACGTTTGTGACTCCTCGGGATCAAGAAGCCTTACGGATGGTTGAAAAAGCCATCGGGATGAAACTGAAATCCTTAGGGCAAGCCTCTGCAAAAGCAGCAACTTTCAAAGAAAAGCAAAAAAAGGAAACCGATGGAAAAAGGCAGGAAGGAAGAAAAGGGGAAGGGAAGCAGACAAAAAAGCATCATGAGAAGAAGGAAAAGAGCCGAAGCGATCATAAAAAGGGATCAAAAAACAAGAAGGATTCTTTTGCTAGAAGTGGAAGTAATGATAGAGGAAAAACCAATAGTACCACTAGTAATAGTAATAGTAGCAGCCGCAGAAATAATAAAAACAGTCGGAAAAAGAGCCGAAGGCCGAAATAA